A genome region from Etheostoma cragini isolate CJK2018 chromosome 4, CSU_Ecrag_1.0, whole genome shotgun sequence includes the following:
- the wnk2 gene encoding serine/threonine-protein kinase WNK2 isoform X8 → MDSADHSSKDPPLGSTFSSAPNLDSDINANSRRPIYQNGTDHNVNIQNEALRGASDPSAYPYTDYRALVRQRFIRRSLWVSDSEEHQPVDTPVESANITPVPHIDLRTLVDRTRILHGTCVGLPDTSSTESQVVLKDSATESVSVGQEKGDKSQSESKVEAALSDVTGKAGSDENEEEPGTKAVSTSPGGRFLKFDIELGRGSFKTVYKGLDTDTWVEVAWCELQERKLSKAERQRFKEEAEMLKALQHPNIVRFYDFWESPVKGKKCIVLVTELMTSGTLKTYLKRFKVMKPKVLRSWCRQILKGLHFLHTRTPPIIHRDLKCDNIFITGPTGSVKIGDLGLATLKRASFAKSVIGTPEFMAPEMYEEHYDESVDVYAFGMCMLEMATSEYPYSECQNAAQIYRKVTSGVKPASYSKVSDPEIKEIIGECICHRWEERYSIKDLLNHAFFAEDTGVRVELNEEDDGKKSSIALKLWVEDTKKLKGKYKDTGAIEFSFDLVNEVPEVVAQEMVESGFFLDCDVKIVGKSIRDRVALIKWKRDRKVSSENGEAAVKKPQQNLLQVPGTVVPQAPTFATTDCEDQEVEQQTLICTVPASTSAPSDSGASSAIQLDDPSNQQNGAYQSLSEPISTAQVIYSPPAQVDPQLHQGPYQQPTAQASHENYSQTSTQLNQGAYQQTTGQLRPGAYHQPAAQLHQGSYLCQTTESAPATPAPIGHQSRQTAQSFPAADLPLQPQCTAQPSQEQCHLQPAAVLSQPLSADQPTSHLSPPDISTSFPQSVSSTPPPLLPLQISTQEQMITPQDNLGDVQLLAHPVLPAVQTPLWGSGVDAETSAVGQDLNVAPTVQAPASISATAQFENQAPAQYQTPLSVSAQAGVMPQTPASTFVNAPTSVPIQVSTAVHTTASAPVQTPVSASGLTFESPKGSSTSSDTSVPGLGSALIPVMLPATTPVTAPVLQPAGIQTVVSVSEGASLATTQQNFESTSASSTLQQEPCVEDVLQDKPAFLLNYAYDSLNSDVASGKETSDGYDSLASGGKGDGKPRKHHRKSARTRSRQERTSKPKLSMLNVCNTGDKMVECQLETHNHKMVTFKFDLDGDAPEEITTYMVENGFILLLEKEIFIDQLKDIVDKAEDMLNEDIEGERASALSCSPEHGQIYEGLVGESQQPGAPQPVYQQNVLHTGKRWFIICPVEETPTSSQETPSDGTATHSPGSSATTQPPDSGTARPSASREQGSSSTMSGGSGGFTYDLYGFCSPPITSNTDPFLLASLSPPVSAPPTLQSVTSLEPVDSSVQPSVPHAQPARAQTLPPSSPHTSFPVDESQGSPLRSISPTHAAQQIPDMTFPVSMADEVPCCPLVMPLSLDVSGLQGGSPLTPLPLQEQVPAIEPLSVSYASAARSERPQQPVVLHQPFSSVGGTKVSSLPQSPALSQPATGPAESDSEGRLGRGGFVDSTIKTLDEKLRNLLYQEYAPMYPSGSAAETPGYGTEYIQSPPGPDSATGGSGNSTPGPMGEGRYRAGEQLPQIPERMDSLSTLSDSAVCASLSRKHVPHSASCSGTRGRFKIISVPPEVANRRDVKQRSWSSAASPAHPGGYSEDHVQVEAMTASTTIGRFSVVSTEDDITQRIRCSRYSAPPDFYLDTPPSMAKRGSLPRALTSNSVAVDVTVHARFLSSDSGAESSPAKLAPATPSQHTRSERRGSDLMKRAVAFLRRSGRSSSVQSSDSPSRHGGVHGSAYASSDNDSEMEDSDMKRELQRLREKHLREISELQAHQRGEVELLYRRLGKAPPTGLGLSHVAPHAGRRKRSSKHRLKPGKLLSPLVQQFRNVTTKTSDSSRSSAATGTSEPTASLNGSPAKGSVPSHSRARSCTSHLPSSTSEPVQTQQPCSLKGSLSSDNIYAGLHRDGTGTQVPPGQGWSNYPQTSERVTNKSSSKPRARFLSGPVSLSIWSTLKRLCLGKERGHRSGAGPGAFNHSQQPSSGVTPPSHQPVVGLAQAQANNSNNKTSSYTGSSMSANEKNLPEDFQRLMEDWAQEVLIVTHRPRTNSLSISGQQLSNQVVPRTHRQLTSASDVSWTAQGPEACSLPLSWPDSPGSRMMTNPSTGPHLSYPSPFRGLSSPLSVSHWPGLLFPLPSGVFAFPAVPSAQDAPSPVPVPSCQLPDPKARTL, encoded by the exons ATGGATTCGGCGGATCATTCAAGCAAAGATCCGCCACTGGGATCCACATTTTCCTCAGCACCCAATTTAGACTCGGACATTAATGCAAATTCCCGTAGGCCTATTTATCAGAACGGGACAGACCACAATGTCAACATCCAAAATGAAGCCCTGCGTGGAGCAAGTGACCCCAGCGCATACCCGTACACAGACTACCGGGCGCTGGTCCGCCAGAGGTTCATTCGACGGAGTTTGTGGGTGTCAGACAGCGAGGAGCATCAGCCGGTTGACACGCCGGTGGAGTCTGCCAACATCACCCCGGTGCCCCACATTGACCTGCGGACACTCGTTGATCGGACCCGGATTCTGCACGGAACATGTGTGGGCCTCCCGGACACTTCAAGCACGGAGAGCCAGGTGGTGTTGAAGGACAGCGCCACGGAGAGCGTGAGCGTCGGCCAGGAGAAGGGAGACAAGAGCCAATCCGAGTCAAAGGTAGAGGCTGCGCTCTCGGATGTCACAGGTAAAGCAGGAAGTGATGAGAACGAAGAGGAGCCCGGGACGAAGGCTGTGTCCACTTCACCTGGGGGTCGCTTCCTCAAGTTTGACATTGAGCTGGGGAGGGGGTCCTTCAAGACCGTCTATAAAGGTCTGGACACCGACACCTGGGTCGAAGTGGCATGGTGTGAACTCCAG GAACGGAAACTGTCCAAAGCTGAGAGACAGAGGTTCAAAGAGGAGGCAGAGATGTTGAAGGCTCTCCAACATCCCAACATTGTGCGGTTTTATGACTTCTGGGAATCACCCGTGAAAGGGAAGAAGTGTATCGTTCTGGTGACAGAGCTAATGACCTCAGGGACACTAAAAAC GTATTTGAAGCGTTTTAAGGTGATGAAGCCTAAAGTTCTTCGTAGCTGGTGCAGGCAAATTCTCAAAGGCCTCCACTTCCTCCACACAAGGACTCCTCCAATCATCCACAGAGATCTCAAGTGTGACAACATCTTCATCACTGGTCCCACAGGCTCTGTCAAAATAGGAGACCTGGGCCTGGCAACACTAAAGAGGGCCTCCTTTGCTAAAAGTGTTATCG GCACTCCAGAGTTCATGGCCCCAGAGATGTATGAGGAGCACTATGATGAGTCTGTGGATGTCTACGCCTTTGGAATGTGTATGCTGGAGATGGCCACCTCAGAATATCCCTACTCTGAATGTCAAAATGCTGCTCAGATCTACCGCAAAGTCACCAGT GGGGTGAAACCTGCCAGCTACAGCAAAGTCAGTGACCCAGAAATTAAGGAAATAATTGGGGAATGTATCTGCCACAGATGGGAAGAAAG GTACTCCATCAAGGACCTCCTGAATCATGCCTTCTTTGCTGAGGATACAGGTGTGAGGGTGGAGCTCAATGAAGAAGATGACGGGAAGAAATCATCCATTGCTCTGAAGCTGTGGGTTGAGGATACTAAAAAGCTAAAGGGGAAGTACAAGGACACTGGTGCCATTGAATTTTCCTTTGACTTGGTGAATGAGGTACCAGAGGTTGTTGCACAGGAAATg GTGGAATCAGGTTTTTTCCTGGACTGTGATGTGAAGATAGTCGGGAAGTCCATCCGGGACCGCGTGGCTCTCATTAAATGGAAGAGGGATCGAAAGGTCTCGTCAGAAAATGGCGAGGCAGCTGTGAAGAAACCACAGCAGAACCTATTGCAGGTGCCCGGTACTGTTGTACCACAGGCACCAACATTTGCTACGACAGATTGTGAGGACCAAGAGGTGGAGCAGCAGACCCTGATCTGCACTGTGCCAGCCTCCACGTCTGCCCCAT CTGACAGCGGAGCGAGCTCTGCCATTCAATTAGATGATCCAAGCAATCAGCAAAATGGCGCCTACCAGTCGCTTTCAGAGCCCATTTCCACAGCTCAAGTGATCTACAGTCCTCCTGCCCAGGTTGACCCTCAGCTGCACCAGGGGCCCTACCAGCAACCCACAGCACAGGCCTCTCATGAAAACTACTCACAAACATCCACCCAATTAAATCAGGGAGCCTACCAGCAAACCACAGGTCAGCTGCGTCCTGGGGCCTATCATCAACCTGCAGCACAACTGCACCAGGGGTCTTATCTGTGTCAAACA ACAGAGTCTGCTCCAGCTACACCAGCCCCTATTGGGCACCAGAGTAGACAGACAGCACAGAGCTTCCCAGCTGCAGACCTCCCTCTACAGCCACAGTGTACTGCCCAACCCAGCCAGGAGCAG TGCCATCTCCAACCAGCCGCTGTCCTTTCCCAG CCATTATCTGCTGACCAGCCTACCTCTCACCTGAGTCCTCCTGACATATCTACCAGTTTTCCACAGTCAGTGTCCAGtactcctccccctctcctgcCCCTGCAGATCAGCACACAG gaacaGATGATTACACCACAGGATAATTTGGGAGATGTTCAACTTTTGGCTCACCCTGTATTGCCTGCTGTTCAGACTCCTCTCTGGGGAAGCGGAGTAGATGCAGAAACTTCTGCAGTTGGCCAAGACTTAAATGTAGCTCCTACAGTTCAAGCCCCAGCCTCAATCTCAGCTACAGCCCAATTTGAAAATCAAGCCCCAGCACAATACCAAACACCACTTTCAGTATCAGCTCAAGCTGGAGTCATGCCTCAAACTCCAGCTTCAACATTTGTTAATGCCCCAACTTCAGTCCCAATACAAGTTTCAACAGCAGTGCACACCACAGCCTCTGCCCCAGTTCAAACACCAGTCTCTGCATCTGGTCTCACTTTTGAATCACCAAAAGGCTCATCTACAAGCTCAGACACATCTGTCCCAGGTTTAGGCTCTGCTCTCATCCCTGTCATGCTGCCAGCTACAACTCCTGTCACAGCTCCAGTTCTGCAGCCTGCTGGCATCCAGACAGTAGTCTCTGTATCTGAGGGTGCCAGCCTGGCCACAACTCAGCAAAACTTTGAGTCGACATCTGCATCTAGCACCCTTCAACAAGAGCCCTGTGTAGAG GATGTGCTTCAGGACAAACCCGCATTCCTACTTAATTATGCCTATGACAG TCTCAACTCTGATGTGGCATCTGGTAAGGAAACAAGTGACGGGTATGACAGCTTGGCCAGTGGAGGGAAGGGGGACGGAAAACCTAGGAAACACCACCGAAAGTCTGCTCGCACTCGATCCCGGCAAGAAAGGACAAGCAAACCCAAACTGAGCATGCTCAAT GTTTGCAACACTGGTGATAAAATGGTCGAATGCCAGCTAGAGACTCACAATCACAAAATGGTGACATTTAAATTTGATCTGGATGGAGATGCTCCAGAGGAAATAACCACGTACATG GTAGAGAATGGGTTTATCCTACTGTTAGAGAAGGAGATCTTTATTGACCAGCTAAAGGACATTGTGGATAAAGCTGAAGACATGCTGAATGAAGACATAGAGGGTGAAAGGGCCTCCGCCTTGAGTTGTAGTCCTGAACATGGCCAGATTTATGAGGGCCTGGTAGGAGAG AGTCAGCAGCCTGGGGCACCTCAGCCTGTCTATCAGCAAAATG TTCTTCATACAGGAAAGAGATGGTTCATAATCTGCCCCGTAGAGGAGACGCCCACATCCAGCCAGGAGACCCCATCTGATGGTACAGCTACACATTCTCCGGGGAGTTCAGCCACTACCCAGCCTCCTGACAGTGGCACTGCAAGGCCTTCTGCATCCAGAG AACAAGGGTCATCCTCCACAATGTCTGGTGGAAGTGGAGGCTTCACATATGATCTGTATGGATTCTGTAGCCCTCCAATAACTTCAAACACAGACCCTTTCCTCTTAGCTAGTCTGTCTCCCCCTGTGTCTGCTCCACCAACCCTTCAGTCAGTGACATCACTGGAGCCTGTGGACAGCTCAGTGCAGCCTAGTGTTCCTCATGCCCAGCCAGCCCGAGCTCAAACTTTACCCCCTTCATCCCCACATACATCTTTCCCAGTGGATGAGTCACAGGGCTCTCCTTTGCGTTCCATCTCCCCGACCCATGCAGCTCAGCAGATTCCCGACATGACGTTTCCTGTTTCTATGGCTGACGAGGTGCCCTGCTGCCCTCTGGTCATGCCCCTGTCTCTGGATGTGAGCGGTTTACAGGGTGGTTCTCCTCTCACTCCTCTTCCACTCCAGGAGCAAGTTCCAGCCATAGAGCCACTCTCTGTCTCCTATGCCTCAGCAGCACGCAGCGAGCGCCCACAGCAGCCTGTGGTACTGCACCAACCTTTTTCCAGCGTGGGCGGGACCAAAGTATCCTCACTACCCCAGAGCCCAGCACTATCCCAGCCCGCCACAGGACCCGCTGAGTCAGACAGCGAAGGACGACTGGGCCGAGGGGGCTTTGTGGACAGCACCATAAAAACACTGGATGAGAAACTAAGGAACTTGCTCTACCAGGAGTATGCTCCCATGTATCCATCAGGCAGTGCTGCAGAGACACCAGGTTATGGCACTGAGTACATCCAGTCTCCTCCTGGTCCAGACAGCGCCACAGGAGGGTCAGGAAACAGCACGCCAGGGCCAATGGGAGAGGGACGCTACAGGGCAGGAGAACAGCTG CCTCAAATTCCAGAGAGGATGGATAGTTTAAGTACACTGAGTGACTCAGCCGTGTGTG CTTCCCTGTCAAGAAAACACGTCCCTCACTCTGCTTCCTGCTCTGGAACAAGAGGCCGCTTTAAG ATAATCTCTGTTCCTCCTGAAGTGGCCAACAGACGAGACGTGAAGCAGAGGAGCTGGAGCAGTGCTGCCTCACCGGCACACCCTGGAGGATATAGCGAGGACCACGTCCAGGTTGAGGCCATGACTGCCTCCACCACAATTGGTCGTTTCTCTGTAGTTAGCACTGAAGATGACATTACACAAAGGATACGTTGCAGCCGCTACTCTGCCCCGCCTGATTTCTACCTGGACACACCTCCGTCCATGGCGAAGCGGGGCTCCCTGCCTCGCGCCCTGACCTCCAACTCTGTCGCTGTGGATGTCACAGTTCATGCTCGGTTCCTCTCCTCAGACTCTGGGGCTGAGAGCAGCCCTGCAAAGCTGGCTCCTGCTACCCCGTCTCAACATACTCGCTCTGAGCGCAGAGGAAGTGACCTCATGAAGAGAGCTGTGGCTTTCCTCCGTCGTTCAGGGCGCAGCAGCAGTGTGCAGAGCTCTGACTCACCTAGTAGGCATGGAGGCGTGCATGGCTCTGCCTATGCCAGTAGCGATAATGACTCAGAGATGGAGGACTCGGACATGAAGAGGGAACTACAGAGACTCAGGGAGAA ACATCTAAGGGAGATCTCTGAGCTGCAAGCCCATCAGCGGGGGGAAGTGGAGCTGCTGTATCGCCGACTTGGCAAAGCGCCACCTACGGGTCTGGGTCTCTCACACGTTGCACCACATGCTGGCCGTAGGAAGAGGTCCAGCAAGCACAGGCTGAAGCCAGGCAAACTTCTCAGCCCTCTGGTTCAACAATTTAGGAATGTCACAACCAAGACTAGTGACTCCAGCAGATCAA gtgctgctACAGGTACAAGTGAGCCCACAGCGAGTTTAAATGGCTCTCCAGCCAAAGGGTCTGTCCCTAGTCACAGCAGGGCACGATCATGCACCAGCCACCTTCCCAGCTCAACCTCAGAGCCCGTGCAGACTCAGCAGCCCTGTTCCCTCAAGGGCTCTTTGTCTTCTGATAATATTTACGCTGGACTACACCGAGATGGCACCGGCACACAAGTTCCACCTGGACAAG GCTGGTCTAATTACCCTCAAACATCTGAGAGAGTGACCAATAAATCGAGTAGCAAGCCCCGAGCTAGATTTCTCAGTGGGCCTGTGTCTTTGTCTATCT GGTCAACACTGAAGCGACTGTGTCTTGGCAAAGAGCGTGGCCACA GGTCTGGAGCCGGACCGGGGGCTTTTAATCACTCACAGCAGCCGTCTTCCGGTGTCACACCTCCTTCTCATCAGCCAGTAGTGGGACTGGCCCAAGCTCAAGCcaataacagcaacaacaagacAAGCTCATACACTGGCTCATCCATGAGTGCCAATGAAAAGAACCTGCCTGAAGACTTCCAGCGGCTGATGGAGGACTGGGCCCAGGAGGTTCTTATCGTCACCCACAGGCCGCGCACCAACTCTCTGAGCATCAGTGGGCAGCAGCTTTCGAATCAGGTTGTGCCTCGAACACATAGACAGCTGACTAGTGCCTCAGAT GTATCATGGACAGCTCAAGGTCCAGAGGCCTGCAGTCTTCCCCTGTCTTGGCCTGATAGCCCTGGGTCAAGAATGATGACCAACCCCTCCACAGGGCCCCATCTCAGCTATCCTTCTCCATTCAGGGGCTTGTCCTCGCCTCTCTCCGTTAGCCACTGGCCTGGGTTGCTATTCCCACTTCCTTCAGGAGTCTTTGCCTTTCCTGCTGTGCCCTCAGCCCAGGACGCCCCCAGCCCTGTTCCAGTTCCATCATGTCAGCTGCCTGACCCCAAAGCCAGGACTCTCTAA